The following coding sequences are from one Prochlorococcus sp. MIT 1314 window:
- a CDS encoding hemagglutinin, whose translation MELKFCPATIFRETPKVTFFDAGILSSNGCDVVMHSGAAVSPPDQIEDEHYYMHNHQIDHNLVITGERKFILINPNWDEPHHVIYLKRSMGALEIPAGTYHRSISGKEGSIVLNQPIRDELFDSKKEFVPQKLKTLSLINARKSPPVYWIWENDQIKRLMFNPLGKRTAKAS comes from the coding sequence ATGGAATTAAAATTCTGCCCTGCAACCATTTTTAGAGAAACCCCCAAAGTAACTTTTTTTGATGCAGGGATATTATCATCGAACGGTTGTGATGTAGTTATGCATTCAGGAGCGGCTGTATCGCCTCCAGATCAAATTGAGGATGAGCATTACTATATGCACAATCATCAAATAGATCACAATTTAGTTATTACTGGTGAGAGGAAATTTATTTTGATAAATCCAAATTGGGACGAGCCCCATCATGTGATTTACCTAAAAAGATCTATGGGAGCACTTGAAATTCCTGCAGGAACTTATCATAGGTCAATCTCGGGTAAAGAAGGAAGCATTGTTTTGAATCAACCTATTAGGGATGAACTTTTTGATTCAAAAAAAGAATTTGTTCCGCAGAAACTAAAAACATTAAGCCTAATTAACGCTAGGAAAAGCCCCCCCGTTTATTGGATTTGGGAAAATGATCAAATCAAAAGATTAATGTTTAATCCTTTAGGTAAAAGGACTGCAAAAGCAAGCTGA
- a CDS encoding PhoH family protein encodes MKKRVIVLDTNVLLHDPESTFHFANENVVIPIQVVEEIDRFKRDPGEKGRNARRVSRLLDSLRERGNLSSGVKITNKCEGKIKVAFCRKETTDRLPSELTDSSGDNKILAVALEEKNTKVLSDFPEVVIISKDTNLRIKADALGLKAEDYTKDKVSLDNLEKGFREISSNSDEINKVQKDSFIYLKDIKSKFEPSLVSNEGVILRDNFKENHTYLTRYDQSEKKLVGLNFLKRSNLGKVKPKNLEQSFALDLLLDPKVQLVSLVGKAGTGKTLLALAVGLHQVADENIYERLLVSRPPIPLGKELGYLPGSLDEKLAPWMKPIIDNLDYLTSPKSNKKGEIVNRKERDINSKNSWEDLRGMGLLEVEAINYIRGRSIPHQFILIDEAQNLTPLEVKTIVTRAGEGTKIVFTGDPNQIDHPYLDSDSNGLTWLAKKLHGQAIIGHITLSQGERSDLAELAADLL; translated from the coding sequence ATGAAAAAAAGAGTTATAGTTCTTGACACAAATGTTTTATTACATGATCCAGAATCAACCTTTCATTTTGCTAATGAAAATGTTGTAATTCCAATTCAAGTAGTTGAAGAAATTGATAGATTCAAGCGCGATCCTGGAGAGAAGGGTCGTAATGCGAGAAGAGTCTCTAGATTATTAGATAGTCTACGAGAGAGAGGTAATCTATCTTCGGGTGTAAAAATTACTAATAAATGTGAGGGGAAAATAAAAGTTGCATTTTGCAGAAAAGAGACCACTGATAGATTGCCTTCGGAACTAACTGATAGTAGCGGAGATAATAAGATTTTAGCTGTCGCTCTTGAAGAAAAAAATACCAAAGTCTTATCAGATTTTCCTGAAGTGGTAATTATTTCAAAAGATACAAATTTGCGAATCAAGGCAGATGCTCTTGGTCTTAAAGCAGAAGACTATACTAAAGATAAGGTTTCTTTAGATAATTTAGAAAAGGGTTTTAGGGAAATAAGTTCCAATTCGGATGAGATAAATAAGGTTCAAAAAGATAGTTTTATTTATTTGAAAGATATTAAATCAAAATTTGAACCATCTTTAGTGAGTAATGAGGGTGTAATCTTGAGAGATAATTTCAAAGAAAATCATACTTATTTAACAAGATATGATCAATCTGAAAAAAAGTTAGTAGGTTTAAATTTTTTAAAAAGATCAAATTTAGGTAAAGTAAAACCTAAGAATCTTGAACAAAGTTTTGCTTTAGATTTACTGCTAGATCCAAAGGTTCAATTAGTAAGTCTTGTTGGAAAAGCTGGAACAGGGAAAACTTTACTTGCTTTGGCAGTTGGACTACATCAAGTTGCAGATGAAAATATATACGAAAGATTATTAGTATCTCGACCACCAATTCCTTTAGGCAAAGAATTAGGCTATCTCCCAGGTAGCCTTGATGAAAAATTAGCTCCTTGGATGAAGCCAATAATTGATAATTTAGATTATTTAACAAGTCCAAAGTCAAATAAAAAGGGAGAAATCGTTAATCGAAAAGAAAGAGATATTAACTCTAAAAATTCATGGGAAGATTTAAGAGGTATGGGGCTCTTGGAAGTAGAGGCAATAAACTACATTAGGGGAAGATCGATACCACATCAATTTATTCTTATTGATGAAGCCCAAAATTTAACACCTTTAGAAGTAAAAACTATTGTTACTAGAGCTGGAGAAGGAACAAAGATTGTTTTTACCGGAGATCCAAATCAAATAGATCATCCATATCTTGATTCTGATAGTAACGGATTGACTTGGTTAGCTAAAAAATTGCATGGTCAAGCCATAATTGGGCACATAACTTTATCTCAAGGAGAAAGAAGTGATTTAGCAGAATTAGCTGCAGATCTTTTGTAG
- a CDS encoding LOG family protein, whose protein sequence is MKDKFKCNYEQEKSNEVELVASNLEEILKSSTYKLAHEDIDLLNTDEMRGVRMLLEITKPEQVIKKENIISTVIVFGGVHISEEITSKRRLDEAEKLLSSNPKSKSSKINIDRLRNLHSLSHYYSSARELSKLISLDSKTKSPYSHVIVTGGGPGIMEAANRGAFDAGCKSIGLNISLPNEQHPNSFITPGLCFKFNYFAMRKFHFVMRSTAAVFFPGGFGTLDELFELLTLRQTGMKKNIPIILFGRSYWEKVINFQFLSDMGLIGENDLSIFKYANTANEAWNLIKSFSKS, encoded by the coding sequence ATGAAAGACAAATTTAAATGCAATTATGAACAAGAAAAAAGTAACGAGGTTGAATTAGTTGCTAGTAATTTAGAAGAAATTTTAAAATCTAGTACTTATAAACTTGCCCATGAAGATATTGACTTATTGAATACTGATGAAATGCGAGGGGTGAGGATGCTTCTTGAAATCACAAAGCCTGAGCAGGTAATTAAAAAAGAAAATATAATTTCAACTGTAATTGTTTTTGGAGGAGTGCACATTTCAGAAGAAATTACTTCCAAAAGAAGACTAGATGAAGCAGAAAAACTTCTTTCAAGTAATCCTAAATCAAAATCTTCAAAGATAAATATCGATAGATTAAGAAATTTGCATTCACTCTCACATTATTATTCCTCTGCTAGAGAATTATCTAAATTAATCTCGCTGGATAGTAAAACGAAAAGTCCTTATTCACATGTAATAGTTACTGGTGGCGGACCAGGGATTATGGAAGCAGCTAACAGAGGGGCGTTTGATGCTGGATGTAAATCTATTGGCTTAAATATAAGCCTACCCAATGAGCAACACCCTAATTCTTTTATAACTCCAGGATTATGTTTTAAATTTAATTATTTTGCTATGAGGAAATTTCATTTTGTCATGAGATCTACTGCCGCAGTTTTTTTCCCTGGAGGATTTGGGACTTTAGATGAATTATTTGAATTATTAACATTAAGGCAGACTGGGATGAAGAAGAATATTCCAATAATTTTGTTTGGCAGAAGTTACTGGGAAAAGGTTATTAATTTTCAATTCCTTTCTGATATGGGTTTAATTGGAGAAAATGATTTGTCTATTTTTAAATACGCTAATACGGCAAACGAGGCTTGGAATTTAATAAAAAGTTTTTCAAAAAGTTAA
- a CDS encoding AIR synthase, translating to MSSLTITKTASSELLRQSIYRGTPGKIFLYLQPDILDDGWMFLRVNICEKSGIPIARTDGLTVYAPESQKSLLDELTIDHYQDLTGGGFLISTPKGAIKSSCGSGFKFNK from the coding sequence TTGAGTTCTTTAACTATTACCAAGACAGCTTCAAGTGAATTGCTAAGACAATCCATATATCGTGGTACACCGGGAAAAATATTCTTATATTTACAACCTGATATACTTGATGATGGATGGATGTTTCTGAGAGTTAATATTTGTGAAAAATCAGGAATTCCCATTGCAAGAACTGATGGCTTGACTGTCTATGCTCCTGAATCTCAGAAAAGTTTATTAGATGAACTTACTATTGATCATTATCAGGATTTAACTGGAGGAGGGTTTTTAATTAGTACTCCAAAAGGCGCGATCAAAAGTTCTTGTGGTTCGGGTTTTAAATTTAATAAATAA